The following are encoded in a window of Tessaracoccus flavescens genomic DNA:
- a CDS encoding replication-associated recombination protein A, with protein sequence MSVDLFGNLDPEPSQRGGSLSDASNPQAPLAVRLRPRNLDEIVGQQHLLAPGSPLRRLADGQPMSVFLWGPPGVGKTTIASVVSQATQRRFVELSAVTAGVKEVRAEIEEARRQLARGRATVLFVDEVHRFSKAQQDVLLPAVENRLVTLIAATTENPSFSVISPLLSRSLLLRLQPLTTDDLIALLERALSDERGLSTTAGERLTLAADARDMIIRLAGGDARRALTYLEESAAATDALGRTEIDQAAVESSADRAAVRYDKDGDQHYDVISAFIKSIRGSDVDAALHYLARMLEAGEDARFIARRLMISASEDIGMAASGVLQTCVAAAQAVQLLGMPEARITLAHATVAAATAPKSNASYMALNKAIADVREGRGTGVPAHLRDAHYSGAKKLGHGEGYRYPHDFEHGVVAQTYLPEDLESARYYEPTGNGQEAMIADRVELLRGLLGR encoded by the coding sequence GTGTCTGTCGACCTGTTCGGAAACCTCGATCCCGAGCCCTCACAGCGGGGCGGCTCGCTGAGTGACGCCAGCAACCCGCAGGCCCCACTTGCGGTGCGGCTGAGGCCCCGCAACCTCGACGAGATCGTCGGGCAGCAACACCTGCTCGCTCCGGGCTCGCCGTTGCGCCGACTCGCGGACGGGCAACCCATGTCGGTGTTCCTCTGGGGGCCGCCAGGGGTGGGAAAGACGACCATCGCCTCGGTCGTCTCGCAGGCCACCCAGCGTCGTTTCGTCGAGCTGTCCGCCGTCACCGCCGGGGTCAAGGAGGTCCGCGCCGAGATCGAGGAGGCCCGCCGCCAGCTCGCCCGGGGTCGGGCGACCGTCCTCTTCGTCGACGAGGTGCACCGCTTCTCCAAGGCGCAGCAGGACGTGCTGCTCCCCGCGGTCGAGAACCGGCTCGTCACGCTGATCGCGGCCACAACCGAGAACCCGTCGTTCTCGGTGATCTCGCCGCTGCTGTCGCGCTCGCTCCTACTGCGGCTCCAACCACTGACCACCGACGACCTCATCGCGCTCCTCGAGCGCGCCCTGAGCGACGAGCGTGGCCTGAGCACCACCGCGGGCGAGCGACTCACCCTCGCCGCCGACGCCCGCGACATGATCATCCGACTGGCCGGCGGCGACGCCCGCCGCGCGCTGACCTACCTCGAGGAGTCGGCCGCTGCCACCGATGCGCTCGGCCGCACCGAGATCGACCAGGCCGCCGTCGAGTCGTCGGCCGACCGCGCGGCCGTGCGCTACGACAAGGACGGCGACCAGCACTATGACGTGATCTCCGCCTTCATCAAGTCGATCAGGGGATCCGACGTCGACGCAGCCCTGCACTATCTCGCTCGGATGCTCGAGGCGGGCGAGGACGCGCGCTTCATCGCCCGCCGGCTCATGATCTCCGCGTCGGAGGACATCGGCATGGCGGCCAGCGGTGTGCTGCAGACCTGCGTCGCGGCGGCCCAGGCGGTGCAACTGCTCGGCATGCCCGAGGCGCGGATCACCCTCGCCCACGCCACTGTCGCGGCGGCAACCGCCCCGAAGTCGAACGCGTCCTACATGGCGCTCAACAAGGCGATCGCCGATGTGCGGGAGGGCAGGGGGACCGGTGTTCCCGCGCACCTGCGCGACGCGCACTACTCGGGAGCCAAGAAGCTCGGCCACGGGGAGGGCTACCGGTATCCGCACGACTTCGAGCACGGGGTCGTTGCCCAGACCTACCTGCCCGAGGACCTCGAGTCGGCCCGCTACTACGAGCCAACCGGCAACGGTCAGGAGGCCATGATCGCCGATCGCGTCGAACTGCTCCGCGGCCTGCTCGGCCGTTGA
- a CDS encoding DUF948 domain-containing protein: MSVGEIAGLIAAVALCVFVALAAVPLLKLGRTLDEVRLAVRDVGNNSVPILQELKGTVVATNDELAKLSVVTEDASRVAGHATVVTENAAQLSTLFAATLGGPLVKTAAFTYGVRQAFQGRKRVKK; this comes from the coding sequence ATGTCTGTTGGTGAAATTGCGGGTCTGATCGCTGCCGTCGCGCTCTGCGTGTTCGTGGCGCTGGCCGCCGTGCCCCTGCTCAAGCTCGGCCGCACCCTCGACGAGGTGCGGCTCGCCGTGCGTGACGTCGGGAACAACTCGGTGCCCATCCTGCAGGAGCTCAAGGGCACCGTCGTGGCTACCAACGACGAGCTGGCGAAGCTGAGCGTCGTGACCGAGGACGCAAGCCGCGTCGCGGGCCACGCCACTGTCGTGACGGAGAACGCCGCCCAGCTGTCGACGCTGTTCGCCGCGACCCTCGGCGGGCCCCTCGTCAAGACCGCCGCCTTCACCTACGGCGTGCGTCAGGCCTTCCAGGGCAGGAAGCGGGTCAAGAAGTGA
- the alaS gene encoding alanine--tRNA ligase produces the protein MLTSEIRSRFIDFFAKREHVDVPSASLLYNDPTLLFVNAGMVPFKPYFIGDEPAPYARAVSAQKCVRTLDIDEVGKTTRHGTFFQMLGNFSFGDYFKEGAIRFAWDLVTSSEEDGGLGFDPEKVWVTALFGDQETIDLWLKVGIPRERIQERGLKDNYWHMGVPGPGGPCSEIYIDRGPEFGADGGPEADEDRFLEIWNLVFQQEELSAVRAKDDFDVLRPLPHKNIDTGAGLERIALLKQGVANMYEIDEVYPVIAKAAELSGKTYGDNAEDDVRFRVVADHVRSSLMLMTDGVTPGNEARGYVLRRLLRRVIRAMRLLGVNEPVLLELLPVSRDLMRVSYPDIDANWPRVAEAAEAEEKAFRRTLQAGTVMFDSAVEEAGAAKSTALPGEKAFQLHDTYGFPIDLTMEMAAEQGLSVDRAKFDELMREQKERARADAKAKKGGAASLEAYRELREGGEVPFLGYTDLDVSTKVRGIISDGRSVDRALDGTTVEIVLQETPFYAESGGQDADRGVIVGDGFNLNVIDVQRPVPGLVVHRVEVLGELALGADVDAKVDAVARHGSCQAHTATHIVHAALRELVGETATQAGSYNKPGYMRFDFSSTHGLSEQLKAELEGRANEAIADNFAVTANEMPLEEAKALGAMAMFGEKYPPIVRMVELAGPWSRELCGGTHVATTSEIGMLNLLSESSIGSGVRRVEALVAADAFNKFAAERALVSALTDTLRVQPDQLVGRVEKLISQLKDAEKQIAKLNSEKLLASSAQLVDRAVDVNGVRYLGVHTPGVVGGELRTLVLDLRERLGSGPAVVAIVGGAEKPTAVVATNEAARGLGLRAGQLISVASAALGGKGGGKDDLAQGGGTDASAAPAALAAVSAALETRG, from the coding sequence ATGTTGACCTCCGAGATCCGGAGCCGGTTCATCGACTTCTTCGCCAAGCGCGAGCATGTCGACGTGCCGAGCGCCTCGCTGCTCTACAACGACCCCACCCTGCTGTTCGTCAACGCAGGTATGGTCCCGTTCAAGCCCTACTTCATCGGCGACGAGCCGGCCCCGTACGCGCGCGCCGTCTCCGCCCAGAAGTGCGTGCGCACCCTCGACATCGACGAGGTCGGCAAGACCACCCGCCACGGCACCTTCTTCCAGATGCTCGGCAACTTCTCCTTCGGCGACTACTTCAAGGAAGGCGCCATCCGGTTCGCGTGGGACCTCGTCACCTCAAGCGAGGAGGACGGCGGCCTCGGCTTCGACCCGGAGAAGGTGTGGGTCACCGCACTCTTCGGCGACCAGGAGACCATCGACCTGTGGCTGAAGGTCGGCATCCCGCGCGAACGGATCCAGGAGCGCGGCCTCAAGGACAACTACTGGCACATGGGCGTACCCGGTCCGGGCGGACCCTGCTCCGAGATCTACATCGACCGCGGCCCGGAGTTCGGAGCCGACGGTGGCCCGGAGGCCGACGAGGACCGCTTCCTCGAGATCTGGAACCTGGTCTTCCAGCAGGAGGAGCTCTCCGCCGTCCGCGCGAAGGACGACTTCGACGTGCTGCGCCCCCTCCCGCACAAGAACATCGACACCGGTGCCGGTCTCGAGCGCATCGCGTTGCTCAAGCAGGGCGTCGCGAACATGTACGAGATCGACGAGGTGTACCCCGTCATCGCGAAGGCCGCCGAGCTCTCCGGTAAGACCTACGGCGACAACGCCGAAGACGACGTCCGCTTCCGCGTCGTGGCCGATCACGTCCGCTCCAGCCTGATGCTGATGACCGACGGCGTCACCCCCGGCAACGAGGCGCGCGGCTACGTGCTGCGTCGACTGCTGCGCCGCGTCATCCGCGCGATGCGCCTGCTCGGGGTCAACGAGCCGGTGCTGCTCGAACTGCTGCCCGTCTCGCGCGATCTGATGCGGGTCTCCTACCCGGACATCGACGCGAACTGGCCCCGCGTGGCCGAGGCCGCCGAGGCCGAGGAGAAGGCGTTCCGCCGCACCCTGCAGGCGGGCACCGTGATGTTCGACTCCGCCGTCGAGGAGGCCGGAGCCGCGAAGTCGACGGCGCTGCCCGGCGAGAAGGCCTTCCAGCTGCACGACACCTACGGCTTCCCGATCGACCTGACCATGGAGATGGCGGCCGAGCAGGGGCTCAGCGTCGACCGCGCCAAGTTCGACGAGCTGATGCGCGAGCAGAAGGAACGCGCGCGTGCCGATGCCAAGGCGAAGAAGGGCGGCGCGGCGAGCCTCGAGGCCTACCGCGAGCTGCGCGAGGGCGGCGAGGTGCCGTTCCTCGGCTACACCGACCTCGACGTCTCGACGAAGGTGCGCGGCATCATCTCCGACGGACGCTCGGTCGATCGCGCCCTCGACGGCACCACCGTCGAGATCGTGCTGCAGGAGACCCCGTTCTACGCCGAGTCCGGCGGTCAGGACGCCGACCGCGGCGTCATCGTCGGCGACGGGTTCAACCTGAACGTGATCGACGTGCAGCGCCCCGTCCCCGGGCTGGTGGTGCACCGCGTCGAGGTGCTCGGCGAGCTGGCGCTGGGTGCCGACGTCGACGCGAAGGTCGACGCCGTCGCGCGGCACGGCTCCTGCCAGGCGCACACCGCCACCCACATCGTGCACGCCGCGCTGCGGGAACTGGTCGGCGAGACCGCGACCCAGGCCGGCTCCTACAACAAGCCCGGCTACATGCGCTTCGACTTCTCCTCGACGCATGGGCTCAGCGAGCAGCTCAAGGCCGAGCTCGAGGGCCGCGCCAACGAGGCCATCGCCGACAACTTCGCCGTCACGGCCAACGAGATGCCGCTCGAGGAGGCAAAGGCGCTCGGCGCGATGGCCATGTTCGGTGAGAAGTACCCGCCGATCGTCCGGATGGTCGAGCTTGCCGGGCCGTGGTCGCGCGAGCTGTGCGGCGGCACCCACGTGGCAACGACGTCCGAGATCGGCATGCTCAACCTGCTGTCCGAGTCGTCGATCGGCTCGGGCGTGCGGCGGGTCGAGGCCCTCGTGGCCGCCGACGCCTTCAACAAGTTCGCGGCCGAGCGCGCGCTCGTGTCCGCGTTGACCGACACGCTGCGGGTCCAGCCCGACCAGCTCGTCGGCCGCGTCGAGAAGCTGATCAGCCAGCTCAAGGACGCCGAGAAGCAGATCGCGAAGCTCAACTCCGAGAAGCTGCTCGCCTCCTCGGCACAGCTGGTCGACCGTGCGGTCGACGTCAACGGGGTCCGCTACCTGGGCGTGCACACGCCAGGCGTGGTCGGGGGAGAGTTGCGCACGCTCGTGCTGGACCTCCGCGAGCGCCTTGGCTCGGGCCCGGCGGTCGTCGCGATCGTAGGCGGCGCCGAAAAGCCGACCGCCGTCGTCGCGACCAACGAGGCGGCCCGGGGTCTCGGGCTCCGCGCCGGCCAGTTGATCTCAGTCGCGAGCGCCGCCCTCGGCGGCAAGGGTGGCGGAAAGGACGACCTGGCGCAGGGCGGCGGGACCGACGCGTCCGCCGCTCCGGCGGCGCTGGCCGCCGTCAGCGCCGCGCTGGAGACGCGTGGCTGA
- the ruvX gene encoding Holliday junction resolvase RuvX → MADAVRLGIDWGKARIGVSAANAGTSFAYPVETVKAGADELRRLVALVTEYEPGVIYVGLPLTLAGERSFAAQFVQEKAEALASAVSPIEVRLVDERMSTASASRSLGSAGRRSKQQRTVIDQAAAVEILQRALDGEEREGAPVGQPVVKEER, encoded by the coding sequence GTGGCTGACGCCGTCCGCCTCGGCATCGACTGGGGTAAGGCGAGGATCGGGGTGTCCGCGGCCAACGCGGGCACCTCCTTCGCCTATCCGGTAGAGACCGTCAAGGCCGGCGCCGATGAACTGCGCCGACTGGTGGCACTCGTCACCGAGTACGAGCCGGGCGTCATCTACGTCGGGCTGCCCCTCACGCTGGCGGGTGAGCGCAGCTTCGCCGCCCAGTTCGTGCAGGAGAAGGCGGAGGCGTTGGCCTCGGCGGTGTCCCCGATCGAGGTGAGGCTGGTCGACGAGAGGATGAGTACCGCCTCGGCATCGCGTAGCCTAGGCAGTGCGGGCCGACGCTCGAAGCAGCAGCGCACGGTCATCGACCAGGCCGCTGCGGTGGAGATTCTGCAGCGGGCGTTGGACGGCGAGGAGCGCGAGGGCGCACCCGTAGGTCAGCCCGTGGTGAAGGAGGAGCGGTGA
- the mltG gene encoding endolytic transglycosylase MltG: MSPAFIDNDGRLNWRKIGYHARSAFAVLLAAAVLGGGGWYVYAKANEAYVEWRTEEDYIGEGKEKVEVLIPRGAGSTQIGDLLTEAGVIKSTKAFRSAVEDAGARDKLQYGRFALKKELPAATALEMLLDPKNVVNEKVTFPEGTTFAEQQAIMAEKFGVSAEELKTAASISYDALPAYAGGRLEGYTFPSTYQVVEPVVPSSVVGTQLRQFGRIAEKLELESKAQALGTTPHAVVTTASIIASEVTNPDDQPMVAAVIYNRLNKGMMLQMDSTVHYAVGKAGKVTTTAEDRKDPSPYNTYMHKGLPPGPISNPGETALSAALNPAATDALFFVTVNLDTGETRFAATAEEHEANVKLFQQWCSANKDRGLC, from the coding sequence GTGAGCCCAGCGTTCATTGACAACGACGGACGCCTGAACTGGCGCAAGATCGGCTACCACGCGCGCAGCGCCTTCGCGGTGCTGCTCGCCGCGGCCGTGCTCGGCGGTGGCGGCTGGTACGTCTATGCCAAGGCCAACGAGGCCTACGTCGAGTGGCGCACCGAAGAGGACTACATCGGCGAGGGCAAGGAGAAGGTCGAGGTCCTGATCCCGCGCGGAGCAGGTTCCACCCAGATCGGTGACCTGCTCACCGAGGCAGGCGTGATCAAGTCGACGAAGGCCTTCCGCTCGGCCGTCGAGGACGCAGGCGCCCGCGACAAGCTCCAGTACGGCAGGTTCGCGCTGAAGAAGGAACTGCCCGCCGCCACGGCACTCGAGATGCTGCTCGATCCGAAGAACGTGGTCAACGAGAAGGTGACCTTCCCCGAAGGCACGACGTTCGCGGAGCAGCAGGCGATCATGGCTGAGAAGTTCGGCGTCTCCGCGGAGGAGCTGAAGACCGCCGCCTCGATCTCCTACGACGCGCTTCCCGCCTACGCGGGAGGCAGACTCGAGGGCTACACCTTCCCGTCCACCTACCAGGTGGTCGAACCCGTCGTCCCGTCATCGGTGGTCGGCACCCAGTTGCGCCAGTTCGGCAGGATCGCGGAGAAGCTGGAGCTGGAGTCGAAGGCCCAGGCGTTGGGCACCACCCCCCATGCGGTCGTGACCACGGCCTCGATCATCGCGAGCGAGGTCACCAATCCCGACGACCAGCCGATGGTCGCGGCGGTGATCTACAACCGGCTCAACAAGGGCATGATGCTCCAGATGGACTCGACAGTCCACTACGCGGTCGGCAAGGCAGGCAAGGTCACCACGACGGCCGAGGACCGCAAGGATCCCTCCCCCTACAACACCTACATGCACAAGGGCCTGCCACCCGGCCCGATCAGCAACCCGGGCGAGACCGCGCTGTCCGCCGCGCTCAACCCGGCGGCCACCGACGCGCTCTTCTTCGTCACGGTCAACCTCGACACTGGCGAGACCCGGTTCGCCGCGACGGCAGAGGAACACGAGGCGAACGTCAAGCTCTTCCAGCAGTGGTGCAGCGCGAACAAGGACCGCGGGCTCTGCTGA
- a CDS encoding shikimate dehydrogenase family protein, which translates to MIGDPAGHSLSPAIHRAGYALNRLDWSYDAYTVHPEDLAEFVTQRAADPQWAGLSVTAPHKEAILAFGEPDEPTLLVGGGNTIVFGEQARIHNTDVPGFVGAWRAHSLATPRSAAVLGNGATARSIVLALAGLGARELTVLARRPERAAPLLDLAGMLGLAAEVRLLGDSLERVDLVASTIPADAAAPHAEALSAAAGTVFDVVYDPWPTPLTAAAQREGLAVLNGLDLLAGQAVDQFFLLTGHRVTFEQCRSAAGRELKARAAL; encoded by the coding sequence GTGATCGGTGACCCGGCGGGTCACTCGCTCTCGCCCGCCATCCACCGGGCGGGCTACGCGCTCAACCGGCTCGACTGGAGCTACGACGCGTACACGGTCCACCCGGAGGACCTCGCGGAGTTCGTCACGCAACGGGCGGCAGATCCCCAGTGGGCAGGGCTCAGCGTCACCGCCCCCCACAAGGAGGCGATCCTCGCCTTCGGCGAGCCCGACGAGCCGACCCTGCTGGTCGGAGGTGGCAACACGATCGTCTTCGGCGAGCAGGCGCGGATCCACAACACCGACGTCCCGGGCTTCGTCGGCGCCTGGCGCGCCCACTCGCTCGCGACGCCGCGCAGCGCTGCGGTCCTCGGCAACGGCGCGACGGCCCGCTCGATCGTGTTGGCCCTCGCCGGGCTCGGTGCGCGCGAGCTGACGGTGCTCGCCCGACGGCCCGAGCGCGCGGCCCCGCTGCTCGACCTGGCGGGAATGCTCGGACTGGCCGCCGAGGTGCGGCTCCTGGGTGACTCCCTGGAGCGGGTCGACCTCGTCGCGAGCACCATCCCGGCCGACGCCGCCGCCCCGCACGCGGAGGCCCTCTCCGCCGCGGCAGGCACCGTCTTCGACGTCGTCTACGATCCCTGGCCGACCCCCTTGACCGCGGCCGCGCAACGCGAAGGCCTCGCTGTCCTGAACGGGCTCGACCTGCTCGCAGGTCAGGCGGTCGACCAGTTCTTCCTGCTGACCGGACATCGGGTCACCTTCGAACAGTGCCGTTCGGCAGCCGGTCGCGAACTCAAGGCACGCGCCGCACTCTGA
- the aroC gene encoding chorismate synthase — MLRYLTAGESHGQALIATMEGIPAHVRVGVEEIAENLRRRRLGVGRGARMKFEADEVTLLGGFRHGETLGSPIAIQVGNTEWPKWQQVMAPGEVDEETLAQLARNAPLTRPRPGHADLAGMQKYDWDEARPILERASARETAARVALGTIAQAFLRQAFGITLLSHVVEFGSIKASRADLPTIDDLEAIDADPARCFDPEASLKMQAEVEACHRDGDTLGGVVEVVAWGLPPGLGSHSQGDRRLDARLAGALMGIQAIKGVEVGDGFELARTRGSLAHDEIVPAEGGGVSRASHRSGGTEGGMSTGEVLRVRAAMKPIATVPRALRTIDTITGEEAKAHHQRSDVTAVPAAGVVAEAMVALVIAEAALEKFGGDSVGEARRNYESYLADVKARGLEIGR; from the coding sequence ATGCTGCGCTACCTGACCGCCGGTGAATCTCACGGCCAAGCCCTGATCGCGACCATGGAGGGCATTCCTGCCCACGTCCGCGTCGGGGTCGAGGAGATCGCCGAGAACCTGCGGCGTCGCCGGCTCGGCGTCGGGCGCGGTGCCCGGATGAAGTTCGAGGCCGACGAGGTCACCCTCCTGGGCGGGTTCCGTCACGGCGAGACCCTCGGCTCTCCGATCGCGATCCAGGTCGGCAACACCGAGTGGCCGAAGTGGCAGCAGGTCATGGCGCCTGGAGAGGTGGATGAGGAGACCCTCGCCCAGCTCGCCCGTAACGCCCCGCTCACCAGGCCCCGACCCGGCCACGCCGACCTCGCGGGCATGCAGAAGTACGACTGGGACGAGGCCCGGCCCATCCTGGAGCGCGCCTCGGCCCGCGAGACGGCGGCGAGGGTCGCGCTCGGCACCATCGCCCAGGCGTTCCTGCGCCAGGCGTTCGGGATCACCCTGCTCAGCCACGTCGTCGAGTTCGGCAGCATCAAGGCGTCCCGCGCCGACCTGCCGACCATCGACGATCTCGAGGCGATCGACGCCGACCCCGCGCGCTGCTTCGACCCGGAGGCGTCGCTCAAGATGCAGGCGGAGGTCGAGGCGTGTCACCGCGACGGCGACACCCTCGGCGGTGTCGTCGAGGTGGTCGCGTGGGGCCTGCCGCCGGGCCTCGGCTCGCATTCGCAGGGTGACCGTCGCCTCGACGCGCGCCTCGCGGGCGCACTGATGGGCATCCAGGCGATCAAGGGGGTCGAGGTCGGAGACGGATTCGAGCTCGCCCGCACCCGCGGTTCCCTCGCGCATGACGAGATCGTCCCTGCCGAGGGTGGGGGAGTCTCGCGCGCCTCGCACCGCTCCGGTGGGACGGAGGGGGGCATGTCGACAGGTGAGGTGCTGCGCGTGCGAGCCGCCATGAAGCCGATCGCCACCGTCCCACGCGCCCTCCGGACGATCGACACCATCACCGGTGAGGAGGCGAAGGCCCACCACCAGCGCTCCGATGTCACCGCCGTCCCGGCCGCAGGCGTCGTCGCGGAGGCCATGGTCGCCCTCGTCATCGCGGAGGCTGCGCTCGAGAAGTTCGGCGGCGACTCCGTCGGCGAGGCCAGGCGCAACTACGAGTCGTACCTTGCCGACGTGAAGGCCCGCGGGTTGGAGATCGGCCGATGA
- a CDS encoding shikimate kinase, whose product MSIVLIGAPGAGKSTVGKRLAKRLGKSFVDVDHRIEQVVGKPIAEIFADEGEAHFRALEQEATLELLESHDVLALGGGAVMNEAIREALEGHEVIWLKVSVGQASRRVGLNTVRPLLLGNVRGRLIELLRERTPVYEAVASQVVETDGRGSSEVADQLARERGWEQ is encoded by the coding sequence ATGAGTATCGTCCTGATCGGAGCCCCGGGGGCAGGCAAGTCCACCGTCGGAAAGCGCCTCGCAAAGCGGCTGGGGAAGAGCTTCGTCGACGTCGACCACCGGATCGAGCAGGTCGTCGGCAAGCCGATCGCCGAGATCTTCGCCGACGAAGGCGAGGCGCACTTCCGCGCCCTCGAACAGGAGGCGACCCTCGAACTGCTGGAGAGCCACGATGTGCTCGCCCTCGGTGGCGGCGCCGTGATGAACGAGGCCATCCGCGAGGCGCTGGAGGGCCACGAGGTGATCTGGCTCAAGGTCTCCGTCGGCCAGGCGAGCCGACGGGTCGGGCTCAACACCGTCCGGCCGCTGCTGCTCGGCAACGTCCGCGGTCGGCTGATCGAGCTGCTGCGCGAACGGACCCCGGTCTACGAGGCGGTCGCGAGCCAGGTCGTCGAGACAGACGGCCGAGGCTCCTCCGAGGTGGCAGACCAGCTGGCCCGCGAGCGGGGCTGGGAGCAGTGA
- the aroB gene encoding 3-dehydroquinate synthase translates to MSGTVRVESQLGPYDVVVERGALDRLPELVGDASRVAVIHPAPLSALAERVAALVGVPTTLVPVPDAEAAKTPQVLADCWDALAEAGLTRNDLVIGVGGGTTTDLAGFVAASWLRGVAYISVPTSVLAMVDAAVGGKTGINLPAGKNLVGAFYEPRAVLCDLSLLSSLEAAEVASGLAEVIKCGFIADPEILALATADLTDSRDVTSDRFAELVLRAISVKADVVAADFTEATSVGDRVGREALNYGHTLGHAIEKHAGFTWRHGQAISVGMAWMARVSRDLLGLDGDTVDLHDELLGGLGLPLSYPAPFADLRPAMSLDKKARGAELRLIGLRSVGQVTVLAGPDESVLAGAYDSLPR, encoded by the coding sequence GTGAGCGGCACCGTCCGGGTCGAGTCGCAGCTCGGGCCCTACGACGTCGTCGTCGAGCGCGGCGCCCTCGACCGGCTCCCCGAGCTGGTCGGAGACGCGAGTCGGGTCGCGGTGATCCATCCGGCTCCGCTGTCCGCGCTGGCCGAGCGGGTCGCCGCTCTGGTCGGGGTGCCGACCACCCTTGTCCCCGTGCCCGATGCCGAGGCCGCGAAGACGCCGCAGGTGCTCGCCGACTGCTGGGACGCCCTCGCCGAGGCCGGCCTGACCCGCAACGACCTGGTGATCGGCGTCGGCGGAGGAACGACGACGGACCTCGCGGGCTTCGTGGCCGCGTCCTGGCTGCGTGGGGTCGCCTACATCAGCGTCCCCACCTCGGTGCTGGCGATGGTCGACGCCGCCGTGGGCGGCAAGACGGGGATCAACCTCCCCGCGGGAAAGAACCTCGTCGGTGCCTTCTACGAGCCCCGCGCCGTCCTGTGCGATCTCTCCCTGCTGAGCTCGCTCGAGGCCGCGGAGGTCGCCTCCGGGCTGGCCGAGGTGATCAAGTGCGGCTTCATCGCCGACCCCGAGATCCTCGCCCTCGCCACCGCCGATCTGACCGACAGCCGCGACGTCACCTCCGACCGGTTCGCCGAGCTGGTGCTGCGCGCGATCTCGGTCAAGGCGGACGTCGTCGCCGCGGACTTCACCGAGGCAACCTCGGTCGGCGACCGGGTGGGGCGTGAGGCACTCAACTACGGCCACACCCTCGGCCACGCCATCGAGAAGCATGCCGGCTTCACCTGGCGGCACGGTCAGGCGATCAGCGTCGGCATGGCCTGGATGGCGCGCGTCTCCCGGGACCTGCTCGGCCTCGACGGCGACACCGTCGACCTGCACGACGAACTGCTCGGCGGCCTCGGCCTTCCCCTCAGCTATCCCGCGCCCTTCGCGGACCTGAGGCCCGCGATGAGCCTCGACAAGAAGGCGCGAGGCGCCGAGCTGCGGCTGATCGGGCTGCGCTCCGTCGGACAGGTCACCGTGCTCGCCGGGCCGGATGAGTCGGTCCTCGCAGGCGCGTACGACTCGCTTCCGCGATGA
- a CDS encoding SDR family NAD(P)-dependent oxidoreductase translates to MSGAPARRPGWSLQKQAGRTFLITGATSGIGREAAFALASAGARVVLAGRSPEKLAATAAAIGQSHPGAELERLVIDLASLDSVRAAGADAQRLGQIDVLVNNAGLMGGTGRSVDGLDLMAQTNHFAPFLFTGLLLPQLLQGERPRVVNVASLAHLLVRRAHVGDPYRRRREPQLRSYGRTKLANLLTTLELQRRSDRAGLGVLATAAHPGVAATNLLHNGREIADGSRAARLLDAALAGTTQSAAAGAAPTLVAATADLPGGSYVGPDGFLALRGRPVVQRPSRAARNEASAAALWDLSERVVGLSWP, encoded by the coding sequence ATGAGCGGCGCCCCCGCGAGGCGCCCCGGCTGGAGCCTGCAGAAGCAGGCCGGACGCACCTTCCTCATCACCGGGGCCACGAGCGGCATCGGCCGTGAGGCAGCGTTCGCGCTGGCCTCGGCCGGGGCGAGGGTCGTGCTCGCTGGCCGCTCACCGGAGAAGTTGGCGGCCACTGCCGCGGCCATCGGCCAGTCCCATCCGGGGGCGGAGCTGGAGCGGCTCGTGATCGACCTCGCCTCGCTCGACTCCGTGCGCGCGGCAGGGGCCGATGCTCAGCGACTCGGTCAGATCGACGTGCTGGTGAACAACGCCGGGCTCATGGGCGGCACGGGACGAAGCGTCGACGGGCTGGATCTGATGGCTCAGACGAACCACTTCGCCCCGTTCCTGTTCACGGGCCTGCTGCTGCCGCAGCTGCTGCAGGGCGAGCGGCCCCGTGTGGTCAATGTCGCCTCGCTCGCGCACCTGCTCGTGCGCCGCGCGCACGTCGGCGATCCGTATCGGCGCAGGCGTGAGCCGCAGTTGCGCTCCTACGGCCGGACGAAGCTGGCGAACCTGCTCACGACCCTCGAACTGCAGCGCCGCTCGGACCGTGCCGGCCTCGGCGTCCTCGCCACGGCCGCCCATCCAGGGGTGGCGGCCACCAACCTCCTCCACAACGGGCGCGAGATCGCAGACGGCTCACGGGCGGCGCGGCTTCTCGACGCGGCGCTGGCGGGCACGACCCAGAGCGCGGCCGCGGGAGCCGCTCCGACGCTGGTGGCCGCCACGGCGGACCTGCCCGGGGGAAGCTATGTCGGCCCCGACGGCTTCCTCGCCCTGCGTGGGCGCCCGGTCGTCCAGCGGCCGTCCAGGGCGGCGCGGAACGAGGCGTCGGCTGCTGCGTTGTGGGACTTGAGCGAGCGGGTCGTGGGGCTCAGCTGGCCGTGA